The Hypomesus transpacificus isolate Combined female chromosome 6, fHypTra1, whole genome shotgun sequence genomic interval CAGACTCACGTTGACTACAGTTACAATGGTCCATAGGCCGAGTGGAGGATTCTCTGACAGCTGAAGCTCTTTAGACACGACACCCAAAACAGTGTCCAGAGACAGCCACTGCTTGATCATGTTCCGCTTTGGATCCTGCCTCACAACGACGACACAGGAAACAAGAATGATGGAATCGCCGTGGCTATAACAATGTCCCAAGCTACGTTCAACAAACAGGTCATATTCCCATACGTAATCCTAACCTTTTGAAAAAACAGTGGAAAGTAAACACTCACCTTAATGAAAATATCTATGGGGTTCACGTACGGCCTGCCATCTGGATGAATGGATACTGCCCGGATCTTCACTACCTGCCCGGGCATGTAGTTAGGCTTGTCAGTTTGAATTAAAGTGGACAAGCTTTTGGGATTGAAGTGGAGATACGCTGAATCGTTGAACACCACATCTTTCCCCACATAGCCATTGACCAGCAGCTTGTAGGGTTTCCAGTAGCTCTGTTCAGAGTAAGGGATctgcagagacagaggggacGGACCACAGCAGCCCAGGGTTCAAAGGTGACCAGGGCTGGATGCAGAGGGGCCCTGGCAGGCTGGGTAAagcaacctttgttctctcagtCAAAATGGAGGTTGGTGATCCATCTAAGTTGACTGGTCAGGTGTATAGTATGGTTGTTTTTATTAAGGCCTAATCTTCACATGACTCGCATAGGAGTCATGGTGTATCACAAGTGCTGTGGGACTTGAGATGAGACTACTTAAATGGTTGCCGTTTTAAGATTTACACAGAACTCAGGTTCTCTTCAATAGAATAAGAAAATGTACGACAACTCAAGAAGAAACCGTAAAAAGACAGCAATTAAATTGTCATCATGTAGAGAtaccttatttttattttggttgCATTACAAATGAAAGAAGGACACACTTACCGGTGGAAGAACCAAGACCTCAGTGGAACCTTTACAAACGCAAATCAATAAAGACAATAAGTTCAAGTCTTGTAAAGTCTGATTCAAACCAGCCGATACTAAAGGCGTATCTGGAATGCAGATGTACTTGTAATCTAAATGAGAATGAGAAATCACCTCCTtgaattgttgttgtgtttgaggCAACTCTATTGTTGCCATTTATAATCTCAGCACTGACTCTGACAGGGGAACCTGTGAGGATGGTGACTGATAACGTTGTGGAGATGCCAGGCCGAAGATACTTCGGAACTGAAATCAAATACGAAGGATCACGCCTGGGGCTGAAAGAAAAGTGAAGAGGAGCACAATGAAAGGGGAATTCAGGCAACATACGTCTGTTTGGTAGTTTAGTGAAAACATATTTTGCGACAACATTAGCACAACCAGTAGGTTCCTATTAGTTTTTATAGGTTTTGATTTTTATTAAGTGAGAAATTCTCTGTTCTGAGAGAGTTTATAAATGTATATTACAGGAGAAGGGACATTATTGATTTCAGCTCACACTACTCTAAAGAAAACCAAAAGCACAACTAATTACATACCTTGCTGTTGTGTTCTGGGCACTGCTGAAACTGACAAATAATCCAAGCAATCCAAACACTTGAAACCACTCCATTTGCATGGACTACACACACTGTGTTATGCTGATAAGTGTACCATGTCGTTTTGGTGATGGTCTTCATAATCTGTCTCTGAAGTAACTCCACCTACAATACATAGCCCCCTAGGGACACTTGGTAATGTCCCCTTTCAACCAAAAGCCACTGAAACACGCCTGTCACTCCAACATCAGTTGTATGATGGTATGGTTTAAATAATGGACAATTGATATAGGCAAATATAGTCATTTGTTTGAGAAGTTGAGAATATACTGCATTTCTATTTGAAACAAATACCTGccagttatatattttttattattatactgGTGCTCGATCAGAGCTTCAAAATATGGCATCAATTAATAATGCCAGTCATGATCAATGATTTATAGTGATAcatttttttgttaaaaataaaccTTCATGTTATGCTATGGACGAAATTAACCAGCGGGTGGCAGTGTACTTCATGGGCCTTTAAGGGTGTGGTTCCCCTCCAAACCAACAGAGGGAAGATTTCTTAAAACACAGACAAAGTCTAATTCATAGGGTTCTAGAAAGGTCACCGTACACTGCTTCAAAATGACAACATTGCGGGCTTTCACGTGCGACGATTTGTTTAAATTCAACAATATGTACGTTTATTTAACATTTTTTCACAATTACTAAATTGATATTACGAAGCAGGGGTTGATGTTACATTGGCAGGACGTTTCGTTTTTATATATATCTTGTACATTTTTATAGTCTAACTTGCTATTGggctagcgttagctagcaTCTGCCAGAATAGATAGTGCAAACAGTATAGAAATATTCGTGTAAGGTCACCGAAATTATACATTAAGTAcatacaataaatacaaaaactaTCAAGTAAAAATGGCAAAGCTaagatctttctttttctcttcccaGAAACTTGGATCCATTCACAGAAACGGTATCCTTTCAGAATTGATTACCAGCTGCTTTTCTGCAGGGTTTTTTGGATAGACTTCACCCTGATCCCAACATGTCTTATGTCAAGCTCATGTGAATAACGTTAGCCAGTGTCCAATACTCTGGCATTCTTTATGCACTAATGTAGTGATAAGTTTGCCTTAACCTTCCATTCCAGTATGGGATTCCATTTTACCTACAGTACCTAGCCCACTGGCCAGAGTACTTCATTGTTGCAGAGGCACCTGGTGGGGAATTAATGGGATACAGTAAGTaccagtaggcctatatgtaggcaggatacagacagacaaacgtTTCCCAAATCATAGTATTCAATATCATATTTGTTGACCATTGCTGGAAGAAATGCCTGCATGTCTGCAGCCTTTATTAGTCTCACAACACCAAGCTAACCATGGCCAGCTCAAAAGTAATTGCTTGCATAGTTgatagcaataaaaaaaatgatcaACTAAGTGTTCCCGTTAATGTAGACATTCCAGCCACTGAGTTATAATGATATCCTCTTGTGAATGTAATTATTTCTTAAATAAAAAAGTAGATGAAGTTGCAGGGTCTAAAGGGGCAactcaaaacaaaacagaaaactGTACTTTTATATATTTGTACAAAGCCAAAGTCATGCCTTGCCAGTCATTGGCATCCTAAAGGTTTAGGAAGTTCTGCAGTTAATGCATGCTGCTGTCTTTTCCAGTCATGGGGAAGGCGGAGGGATCCGTGGCCCGAGAAGAGTGGCACGGCCACGTCACGGCTCTGTCTGTGGCCCCGGAGTTCCGGAGACTGGGACTGGCTGCCAAGCTCATGGAAATGTTGGAGGAGATATCGGAAAGGTAACTGACGCGTTCGCCCCCCCCATACGCTTGAGTCACGCCGGTAGGATTTGGCACGGGTCCGCTTCTGTACCCTGCCGTCGTTGTGCGGCCTCACGCCCTTTGCTGTCCATTCAGGAAGGGCGGGTTCTTTGTCGACCTCTTTGTGAGAGTCTCCAATCAAGTGGCGGTCAACATGTACAAACAGCTAGGCTACAGCGTCTACAGGACCGTAATAGAATACTACTCTGCCAGTAACGGGGAGCCGGATGAAGACGCCTATGGTAAGCGCCGTCCTCTCCCGTCGAAACATTCCTGTTTCTCCATGAGCGAGCGCGTGTGGTAACCCGACGCCCCGTCGCCCTTTGCAGATATGAGGAAGGCTTTGTCGAGGGACACAGACAAGAAGTCTATCGTCCCCTTGCCGCACCCCGTCAGACCCGAGGATATAGAATAACGGTAGACTGTGGCTCTCCAACACCACTGCCTCTTCTCACGGTGATGTGGATGAGGACGAACCGAAATGTGAAATATTCCACTATCAGGACCTGTTTTTTGCTAGGTATTTTGAATTTCACTGTACATAATGTATGAATCTGtcaaataggcctacatctttGCAGAATGTTTTTTTATGCCATTGAGTCCGAGAGCCACA includes:
- the naa20 gene encoding N-alpha-acetyltransferase 20, with translation MTTLRAFTCDDLFKFNNINLDPFTETYGIPFYLQYLAHWPEYFIVAEAPGGELMGYIMGKAEGSVAREEWHGHVTALSVAPEFRRLGLAAKLMEMLEEISERKGGFFVDLFVRVSNQVAVNMYKQLGYSVYRTVIEYYSASNGEPDEDAYDMRKALSRDTDKKSIVPLPHPVRPEDIE